AAGTGACGTGGAGGTGGAAGCAGAAGAGGAAGTGGAACTGCAGCCTCAGGCTGCAGGGAAAGTGGGGGCTAAGAAACAGaggaagctggaggagaagcaaGCCAGGAAGGCCCAGAGAGAGGTGGAGATGTTGAGGAACCCTGTATACAGAGCATTGGCTATCTAGAAGCTGACGGCTTTGTGAATGGGTTAGATTGTCCAGTTGCTGAAACTCTAAGGGAAGTGCAGTACAACTGTCAGAATGAGAAGATGAGTGGAATTTTGTCTGGACAGCCCACTGGGATCTGGATGTGTGGTAACAGTATGTTTAGAGTATGAAGTTGTTGCACTGAAGTTCTTCATTTAGCCAGGCTTCTGAGAACCAGGATGCGGATGGGTGTTGAAGGGAATATGGCGAGTTGTAGGATTTCGTGTTTGAGTGACTCGTTGTCTTGCGTCATTAGCTATTCTGTGTTTCAGGCTGAAttagaggagagagaggaacgAAGGAGAATGCAGGAGctgagagagcaggagaaacGAAAGGAAGATGAGAAGCAACGGCTTCTGGAACAACGAGAGGTAGACATctacgtttatatttatttattcagctgacacttttttccccaaagcgacttacagtgttaagatacttacaattattcacccatttgtatagctgtgtagttttactgatgcaattttagcgtaagtaccttgctcaagggttctacaaccGGCGGTGGGAATccaacctgcgacctttgggtacaaagctctaaccactacactaccagctgcccctatatATTGAAACAGCAACATAaatgcatgcatacacacaatCATTCAGTACCTTTCCTGAGCTctcaggaggaggaagaacGCAGGGcaaaggaggagcaggagaggagggaggaagaggagtacCAACGACTGAAAGAGTCCTTTGTGATCGAAGAACAGGGAGTTGCTGAGGAGCTCACTGAACAAGAGGTGCTGAAACATCCAGTTTCTGTTTtgattatgtgtgtgtattggtatACTATGTGTCTAAGTGAGATTATGCTCCTTCATGCACACAAGTCTTTgtgtaaatgtctttttttcccccctttttcccCCTTGTTTATGACTCTTGCTATAAGGCACTTTAATGTTCCTTGGCAGTCTTGAGTGTCATTATGGGTAAAAAATGAGCAGACTGTCTAATAAATATGAGAAAACACGTTCTGTCTGCTTGGGCCTGTATTTGGATTTTTCTTGCTGacactgcttttgttttttttagtccCACAACTTGCTGCAGGAGTTCATCCAGTACATAAAGGTGAGACTAAGGAAAGACCAGAGGCATAGCCTTGTGTTCTAGGTTCCTCTGCTGGCTTGTAGTTTTTTTGCTCTGGGATAGTTCACCTTTCAGTGAAGTAAATGTGCAATATTTGTGAACATTAATGCATTTAACCCAGACTTGTGCTATGGTTACTAATTGGTTAGCCAATGATTTTATTACAACTTGGTTCTTACCTGTTTGCACATAATACATACCAGCTTAGGTAAgcttaggggggtgcagtgggtttggccgggtcctgctctctggtgggtctggggttcaagtcccgcttggggtgccttacgacggactggcgtcccgtcctgggtgtgtcccctccccctccagccttacgccttgtgttgccaggttaggctccggctccccggacaagcggtttctgatgatgtatgtatgtgtgagctTAGGTAAGCATTGCTTATTCTGTTGGAGACTCATTGTGCCTTGATGGACCCTTTTCCCATTGTCCCTTGATGGGCCCCAGGATTCCAAGGTGGTCCTGCTTGAGGATCTTGCTTCACACTTTGAGATGCGCACACAGGTCAGTGCATTTCCATTGTTTAAGTGCAGGGCTCTGTTATCACCATTTACTGCGCAGCAGTTTCTCATTGAAGGTGAACAGTGACCTTGCAGTGTGTATTGTCAGTGTATACGGTCAGTAATGCAGTTTTTTGATTGCTTTCATCGTGATTGTCTTGCTGCATTGAATTCAGTGGTTTCACACCCCTGCTTAAACAGTGAAGTCGTACCTtaattttaaagacatttcttGTCCTGGGCCACTAAAGCTGGTTCTAGTAAAAATCCCAAAATTGCTTATGTTTTTGCAGCCTTTGGAATGTAGATCCTGAGCTTAAACCCTGTTTGGTTGTCGTAGGATGCCATCTCCAGACTGCAGGACCTTATTGCAGATGGTTCCCTCACAGGTGagattaaattgattttattgtaATTCTTACTGAAATTCAGGGTTGTCTTAATGCGAGTGTATACATAGTTGAGATATCTTGGGCAGTCTGTTTCTTTCTGATTCATTAGTTTCCCTTCTTGGTtatccctgtctctctctccttttaCCTCGATCCTCCTGAACATCTCAGGAGTGATAGACGACAGGGGAAAGTTCATCTTCATCACGCCAGAGGAGCTGAGAGCTGTGGGCAACTTCATCAAGCAGAGAGGTCGAGTGTCCATCACAGAGTTGGCCCAGGCGAGCAACTCACTCATCAACTTGAACCCGGTGGAACCCAGCACTGCTTGAGGCAGACTGCCTGAAGATTGCTCCACACACAGCCTCACGCCCTCATGCATTCACACCTTTGAGAATACTCTAATAAAATTccatctgaaatgttttcatcatTTGTGATGTGCCCTGTTTGTGGTGTGCCCATATGCTggtaaaattagtttttaaaaatatcagtcaCACGTGACTGACACTGTTTAACCTAATAAATCCACTTTCCTGTGTCCATGTCGGCAGGTTTACGTACACAGAGTGTCACATATCCCAAATAATTGTCCAAAAAACAAACCCTCAATCTGCAGCTTTTAACTCAGTAACTTTGCTCCTCAGTCTGTCCCTGAGAATGAAACTTAAAAGTTTTAACAGATGACAGCGTCTACTGGACCTGTTCATATGAGTGTCTAGTGGTTCCAAATTCAGAATGCTTACAACTGCTCCGATGACTGCTGTTGACAGGGAAGGAGAAAACGTGCTGATGATGCTGAATGTTTAAAAGTCAGCTCTGCATAAATACACAACAGCACACAGAGCATCCTGTGGTGTTTTCACAAGCGAGGCTCAAGCTCAACAGTGTTTTCATTCATAACTGGATGGAGGCTAGTGGTGGACATTCTAGTAATGTTAGAAGCCCAACTTGTCAGGGGAGATACTCATTTCATACTGTAGTTAGTGGCCGTAGCAGCCCTCCATCTCCGCTGCCCTGCTTCATCGCTCTAGGTCACATGACTGAGGCCAAGCCTGGCATTGGCTGGAGTACATTGCCATAGCAACTTTGACACATTGTTGATGTCACAAGTGAATATGTGATTAGAGGGAAAGCAGGAAAGGTATCAAgggactgtgtatgtgtgtgtgtgtgtgtgtgtgtgtgtgtgcatgtgtgagtgtcTGAGACGCAAGGTACATGTgcacatatgtgtgtattttcactcTTAACAATGCAGGTGAGTGAGTATGTTTGTGATGTGTTTGCATTTGTGGCTGTAATTAAAAAgggtgagaggaggaggtgttGCCATGTATCATTCCCAGATCAGTGACTAATCTCTTTACAATTTccacatacacatacacgcaGGAGTGAGCGCTGAAGCGCTCGTCCTGCCTTCATATGACGGCATCACCTGCCTCTCCACAAACAGCTGTTTTCTTCCAAGTGTTCCCGGAGAGTTGTGTTCAGCACCTCAGACAGCGGTGCAGCACCTCCCCTGTGTAACTTTTTCTCAGAGGACAGCTCCCCTCCTGTTACAACTCCTCCTGTTGGAGTcggcactttatttttttatcctgaCCCCTCTGCTTTGTGCTGATGTGCCTCCACGGTTATTTCTGCACATACTTGCTCATACAAAGTGCGGACCTGGTTGCTTTCCCATGGTCACCTGCCATGCTCCCTCCTCTTGCATGCATGGATGCTGGAAGCAGTGACTCCTGCAGATCCATGTGTGACACAGCATCACTCTGGCACTGTGCCGCACGCAGCGTCACATGGAGGCGCTTTCAACGCACCAGCGGGCTGGTGCCACACGTGGAACGAGCAAACGGCAGAGACACACGCACAAGGTGACACGGGTGCACGACATCCACGGTGGTCCAGGAAATCGATGCCGCCGAATTAAGGGCGCCTCGCGCAGGCGCGGGGAGCCGGGAAGGGGGGCGTTGCTCGAGGaccggtggtggtggtggtggtggtagtggtggtggtggtggtggcggggaagggggggtgtgggggggcggggcggaGGTGGGCGTGTGGCACAGCTGATGCTCGCAGCCGCCGCTCGCCTCCATCACCCGATCGCTACCGCGGGAGACGGCAAGCAGCGCGTCCGCGGCCGCCCCGCGCTCCCGCGCACCCGCACAGCCGCACAGCCGCGGAGCCGCGGAGCCGCCGAGGGCATCCGCACGGAGAAAGCTCGGGAAGGCAGGGAAGGCGGAGAAGGCAGCCGGGAAGCCACCGGCGGCGCACTTTGGAGCCACACGCCGCTGACGGTGCTGCTGCAAACAGTAAGTGCGGGTAAAATCGCTTCGGCTGCAGAGCGCGCGTCCCTGGTGCGCGCGGGAGAGAACCGCGCCGGGTCCACGGAGGCGCGCATCGCCCTGCATccgccgtgtgtgtgtttgcagctgtgAGGAGCTCGGTCTTTAACTACTGCATAGTGGCTATTCTAGGCTCGTGgatgagaaggaggaggaggaggaggaggatgggggGGCGGGGTGAAGCTacgcgtgggggtgggggtgcgcaGTGTGTTTCTTAATATTACCCGTTCGAGTGGAAGTAAAGTCGGTGTAAAGACGACGGAGCTGGGCGCTGGGCGCTGGGTGCTGCAGGGTGCGGGGTGCCCAGTGTGTGCGATGTGCCGTGTGCGgtggccgcgcgcgcgcgctctcccTCCCGCATCGGGGCGCCGCTGTGAGCCGACACGCATTATGTAATGGTTTAACAGGGCGAAggcacagaaaaacacatctgaTCCTCTCGTACCCCTCGCAGCGCTCATCTTAGGTGCTTTCATAAAGCCGTGCTCATCATGGGGGCATCTTCTTCGTCATCTGCTCCCGCGTTGCACATCCTTATGAATACA
Above is a genomic segment from Scleropages formosus chromosome 17, fSclFor1.1, whole genome shotgun sequence containing:
- the ddrgk1 gene encoding DDRGK domain-containing protein 1, giving the protein MDLVVLYLVAAAGLISLILLAVKLRGHPAAAAREQQNGVPARAVAHRPVAEDRGADMPRRRRNLNSRVMAQRRAQRDASDESDVEVEAEEEVELQPQAAGKVGAKKQRKLEEKQARKAQREAELEEREERRRMQELREQEKRKEDEKQRLLEQREEEEERRAKEEQERREEEEYQRLKESFVIEEQGVAEELTEQESHNLLQEFIQYIKDSKVVLLEDLASHFEMRTQDAISRLQDLIADGSLTGVIDDRGKFIFITPEELRAVGNFIKQRGRVSITELAQASNSLINLNPVEPSTA